A single genomic interval of Rosistilla ulvae harbors:
- the pstS gene encoding phosphate ABC transporter substrate-binding protein PstS: MNVRIKLMLVIAAMAVFVGCNKPASDNPVDETLGIRGAGATFPAPLYKKWIQEYQAAFPDRHVAYAATGSGDGVDQFIAGTVDFGGSDAGLLPDEEAKVSPGAVRIPVTGGVLVLAYNLPDLTEPLKLSRDVYVDIFLGEIKRWNDSRIVDDNPNLQLPALDIVVVARQDGSGTTYAFTNHLSTISEQWKTEGPGTGKLIDWPGSTMLANGNGGVAGQIQRSHGSIGYVQYGIAEHAKLQMASLENRAGKFVAPTGQSGMQTLENAELPENLQAFFPDPKGDDSYPIVTLTWLLLYENYASSEKGEAVEHFVAWCLEEGQGFSDSLGYIKLSPRVLEAATKALNRVSSE; this comes from the coding sequence ATGAATGTCCGAATCAAGTTGATGTTGGTAATCGCCGCGATGGCTGTTTTTGTCGGCTGCAACAAGCCGGCTTCCGACAACCCGGTGGATGAAACGTTGGGGATCCGTGGCGCGGGGGCGACCTTTCCAGCGCCGCTCTACAAAAAATGGATCCAAGAGTATCAGGCGGCGTTCCCCGATCGGCATGTCGCTTACGCTGCGACGGGGAGCGGCGATGGCGTCGATCAATTTATCGCTGGGACCGTCGACTTTGGCGGTAGCGATGCGGGGTTGTTGCCCGACGAAGAGGCGAAGGTCTCGCCAGGGGCGGTGCGGATTCCGGTCACCGGCGGCGTTTTGGTCCTCGCTTACAACCTTCCCGATTTGACCGAACCGCTGAAGCTGAGCCGCGACGTCTATGTCGACATCTTCCTTGGGGAGATCAAGCGTTGGAACGACAGCCGGATCGTCGACGACAACCCCAACTTGCAGCTGCCCGCCTTGGACATCGTCGTCGTTGCACGTCAGGACGGCAGCGGGACGACGTATGCGTTTACTAACCACTTGAGCACGATCAGCGAACAATGGAAAACGGAGGGACCGGGGACGGGGAAGTTGATCGATTGGCCCGGTTCGACGATGTTGGCCAACGGCAACGGCGGCGTCGCCGGCCAGATCCAACGCTCCCATGGATCGATCGGATATGTCCAGTACGGGATCGCCGAACACGCCAAGCTGCAGATGGCGTCGCTGGAAAACCGAGCCGGAAAGTTTGTAGCTCCCACCGGCCAAAGCGGGATGCAAACGCTCGAGAACGCCGAGCTGCCGGAGAATTTGCAGGCCTTCTTTCCCGATCCAAAGGGAGACGATTCGTATCCGATCGTGACGTTGACTTGGTTGTTGCTATACGAGAACTACGCCAGTTCCGAGAAGGGGGAAGCTGTCGAGCATTTTGTCGCCTGGTGCCTCGAAGAGGGACAAGGCTTCAGCGACTCGCTCGGCTACATCAAGCTCTCGCCGCGCGTGCTAGAGGCGGCGACCAAAGCGCTCAACCGCGTGTCGAGCGAGTGA
- a CDS encoding 3-keto-disaccharide hydrolase yields the protein MQMNRLTRNTAVAAFAIFAALCSSVAVTAEENKSSGDQAAWISLFDGKSMEGWEKVGSDGSKWEVKEGAIWGSGTPSMLVNTTGPYKNFHYRAEVKINDGGNSGLYFRTTRKPGFSDGYEAQIDSTHTDPIRTGSLYGFCHVYPQLVKPGTWFTYEIEVRDDVWRGREMTRIKITVDGNELYEYLDFEKTYGPGHFAFQQHDPGSTVAIRKAEVQPLAD from the coding sequence ATGCAAATGAACCGCCTCACACGAAACACCGCCGTTGCCGCTTTTGCGATTTTTGCCGCGCTCTGCAGCAGCGTCGCTGTGACAGCCGAAGAGAACAAATCGAGCGGCGACCAGGCGGCTTGGATCTCGCTGTTCGATGGCAAGTCGATGGAGGGCTGGGAGAAGGTCGGTTCGGACGGCAGCAAATGGGAAGTCAAAGAGGGAGCGATTTGGGGATCGGGAACGCCTTCGATGCTGGTCAACACAACCGGCCCTTACAAAAACTTCCACTATCGCGCCGAGGTGAAGATCAACGACGGCGGCAACTCGGGCCTCTACTTCCGCACCACTCGGAAGCCCGGATTCTCCGACGGCTACGAAGCTCAAATCGACAGCACCCACACCGACCCGATCCGCACCGGATCGCTCTACGGTTTCTGCCACGTCTATCCACAACTGGTTAAACCGGGAACCTGGTTCACCTATGAGATCGAAGTTCGCGACGACGTCTGGCGCGGCCGCGAGATGACTCGCATCAAGATCACCGTCGACGGGAACGAGCTGTACGAATACCTCGACTTTGAAAAGACCTACGGCCCCGGCCACTTCGCCTTCCAACAGCACGACCCAGGCAGCACCGTCGCGATCCGTAAAGCCGAAGTCCAACCGCTAGCCGACTGA
- a CDS encoding SDR family NAD(P)-dependent oxidoreductase, producing MDLGLKNKLAVITGSTSGIGQAIAKSLLDEGATVVINGRSQTSLDRAIKELGGGDSLHGVAADVSTADGCAALVAAAEAIAPIDILINNAGIFEPKPFAEISDEDWQRFYEVNVMSGVRMSRAVMGSMQQRGWGRIVFISSESAINIPTEMVHYGMTKTAQLSISRGLAKTLKDTGVTVNCVLPGPTWSEGVEQFVESLAGDQDIEQVKRDFFRDSRGGSLIQRFASVEEVASLVSYVVSQRASATTGAALRCDGGLVDTCF from the coding sequence ATGGATTTGGGACTCAAGAACAAGCTCGCCGTGATCACCGGATCGACCTCGGGGATTGGCCAAGCGATCGCCAAGTCGCTGTTGGACGAGGGGGCGACGGTGGTGATCAACGGCCGCAGCCAAACTTCGCTCGACCGCGCGATCAAGGAACTCGGCGGCGGCGATTCGCTGCATGGCGTCGCGGCGGACGTCTCGACAGCTGACGGGTGCGCGGCACTGGTCGCCGCAGCCGAAGCGATCGCGCCGATCGATATCCTGATCAACAACGCGGGGATCTTTGAACCGAAGCCGTTTGCGGAGATCAGCGACGAGGATTGGCAGCGGTTCTACGAAGTCAACGTGATGAGTGGCGTGCGGATGAGCCGCGCGGTGATGGGATCGATGCAGCAGCGGGGTTGGGGACGGATCGTTTTCATCTCCAGCGAATCGGCGATCAACATCCCGACCGAAATGGTCCATTACGGAATGACCAAAACCGCTCAACTGTCGATCTCTCGCGGTTTGGCCAAGACGCTCAAAGACACCGGCGTGACCGTCAACTGCGTCCTCCCCGGGCCGACGTGGAGCGAAGGGGTGGAACAGTTTGTCGAGAGCTTGGCGGGCGACCAGGACATCGAACAGGTCAAGCGTGACTTCTTTCGCGACTCCCGCGGCGGATCGTTGATCCAACGCTTTGCGAGCGTCGAAGAGGTGGCATCGCTTGTCAGCTACGTCGTCAGCCAACGCGCCTCAGCGACCACCGGCGCCGCCCTCCGCTGCGACGGCGGCCTCGTCGACACCTGCTTCTAA
- a CDS encoding DNA phosphorothioation-associated putative methyltransferase translates to MVGGNLVSDRWRRYLEVKRHKAAIRRHEHSLPVKCLVRDQLVNKHRAMFDFGCGHGDDLAALKAEGIECGGFDPAFRPDAPKLSAPVVNLGFVLNVIEDVQERADTLKEAWQLAEQVLCVAARILVSDQSGGDVEYGDGVLTRIGTFQKYFTQAELRQYVEATLGQECFPAAPGVFYVFRDEELKSNYLASKYHRRIAAPRKRIAEVRYEAHREVLDALIEAITELGRLPEPDEFALSEQVVDTFGSLKRAFGLIRRVTSEDDWERVRKQRSEDLLVYLALANFGVRPKFSELSIKFQRDVKAFFANYKNACNEADRLMFRAGDPDEIDAACKRSSIGRLCPSSLWIHESVRDQLEPLLRIYEGCARAYLGSIEDANLIKLHRFSGKVSYLACPDFDSVPHPITTETTKVWLRTLRVGYYETKSRIDPPLLDRKNRMLDTEDDRRSKFERLTNQEVKHGLLRDEDDFLTQSVWQENLQALGFEHRGHRLIKSSQNQSKPKVSLPKRCPRYGVGKRIGGAVYVHRQYEHVLGKVVVEAKGKLPAEFEYTVVKHNEMNGNVSFIHCPDFDTAHEPSTGGYAVVHLDGGIKLHPAFADPYIYHHKWLFVADDYQGFDIAESQQRSLEWMMLDHVDKSRIGRLSYWNTEVEPRLTQSPDQGWLRSAEVRKRLKLTTCALAHLRDSGKIRFKKKGNAYLYRVDDRSDE, encoded by the coding sequence ATGGTTGGTGGGAACCTTGTTTCTGATAGGTGGAGAAGGTATTTGGAGGTCAAGCGTCACAAGGCTGCCATTCGCCGGCATGAGCATTCGCTTCCCGTGAAATGTTTGGTCCGTGACCAATTGGTTAACAAGCATCGGGCGATGTTCGATTTCGGTTGTGGCCACGGTGATGACTTGGCCGCTCTAAAGGCTGAGGGAATCGAGTGCGGTGGGTTCGATCCTGCGTTTCGCCCCGATGCGCCTAAGTTGTCTGCGCCGGTCGTAAACCTCGGGTTCGTGCTGAATGTTATCGAAGACGTCCAGGAGCGAGCGGACACCTTGAAAGAGGCCTGGCAGCTAGCGGAACAAGTGCTCTGCGTCGCGGCACGTATTCTTGTCAGCGACCAGAGTGGCGGTGACGTCGAATATGGCGATGGCGTTCTGACCCGAATCGGTACGTTCCAAAAGTATTTCACGCAAGCCGAACTGCGGCAGTACGTGGAGGCGACGTTAGGACAGGAGTGTTTTCCGGCAGCTCCGGGCGTGTTTTACGTTTTCCGCGACGAAGAGCTGAAGTCGAACTATTTGGCTTCTAAGTATCACCGCAGAATTGCCGCGCCACGAAAGCGGATTGCGGAGGTTCGGTACGAGGCACACCGTGAGGTTCTCGATGCGTTGATCGAAGCGATCACGGAACTGGGGCGGCTGCCAGAACCCGATGAGTTTGCATTGTCGGAACAGGTTGTCGATACGTTTGGGTCGCTCAAACGGGCGTTTGGGCTCATCCGACGCGTTACTTCGGAGGATGATTGGGAGCGGGTTCGCAAGCAACGCAGCGAGGATTTACTGGTCTATTTGGCGCTTGCGAATTTCGGGGTGCGACCCAAGTTTTCCGAGCTGTCAATCAAGTTCCAGCGGGACGTCAAAGCGTTTTTCGCCAACTATAAGAACGCATGCAACGAGGCCGACCGGCTGATGTTCCGTGCCGGCGATCCAGACGAAATCGATGCCGCATGCAAGCGATCTTCGATTGGACGGCTGTGCCCCAGTTCGCTCTGGATACACGAGAGTGTCCGAGATCAACTTGAACCCTTGCTTCGGATCTACGAGGGGTGTGCTCGCGCCTATCTCGGCAGCATCGAGGACGCCAACCTCATCAAGCTTCACCGCTTTTCGGGCAAGGTCTCCTACCTCGCTTGTCCTGACTTTGATTCGGTGCCGCATCCGATCACAACCGAAACGACAAAGGTCTGGCTACGGACGCTGCGAGTCGGCTACTACGAAACAAAGAGTCGAATAGACCCGCCACTACTGGACCGCAAAAATCGGATGCTCGATACCGAGGATGATCGGCGGTCTAAGTTTGAACGGCTGACAAATCAGGAGGTAAAGCATGGTTTGCTTCGCGATGAGGACGACTTTCTTACTCAATCGGTTTGGCAGGAAAACTTGCAGGCGTTGGGGTTCGAACATCGGGGCCATCGATTGATCAAGTCGTCGCAAAACCAGTCGAAGCCGAAGGTGTCGCTGCCAAAACGATGCCCGAGGTACGGGGTGGGCAAACGGATTGGTGGAGCGGTTTACGTCCATCGGCAATACGAACACGTGCTTGGCAAAGTGGTGGTGGAGGCCAAGGGCAAACTACCCGCTGAGTTTGAATACACTGTAGTCAAACACAACGAAATGAACGGCAACGTTAGTTTCATTCATTGCCCCGACTTCGACACTGCCCACGAACCGTCTACGGGGGGCTATGCTGTGGTTCATCTCGACGGGGGGATCAAATTGCATCCAGCGTTTGCTGATCCGTACATCTACCATCACAAATGGCTGTTTGTTGCCGACGACTATCAAGGCTTCGACATCGCAGAGAGTCAGCAACGCTCGCTTGAATGGATGATGCTCGATCATGTCGACAAGTCGCGGATCGGAAGGTTGAGCTATTGGAACACGGAGGTCGAGCCTCGGCTGACCCAATCACCCGACCAAGGCTGGCTTCGCAGCGCCGAAGTGCGAAAGCGACTGAAACTGACAACATGTGCGTTGGCGCATCTGCGTGACTCGGGAAAAATTCGCTTCAAAAAGAAAGGCAATGCCTACCTTTATCGAGTCGATGATCGTTCGGACGAGTAG
- a CDS encoding AIPR family protein produces MKSSVIVRFDDFKASQHKLNRIRGDVRAPSFIDLITGADLEANPRVAKKGAVTKEIEDCLTDCPELFHYKSKGLLVACREVELLERNRVRLRFEDPELEGILDGGHNTLAIARYILRQALGEEADLVLRKVKTWKELQPVWANYLDQIEAIRDEIDFLIPMEVIYPIDESDGCDEFTNAILDINRARNNNAQLTESTKANKSGYYEEIKKNLDINLARDVEWKSNDGGRIKSRDLVALSLIPLSVLPEDVFSSDASLKKKIDNLSTMIFSSKGNCVSLYNEMLQHEGISQKIENKGEIIEVVHEGVQSALVMMKDMPKLYDLIYEKMPISANNNGKKFGKITGVRFFEADNVRSDNPKHLKRPPKTKFYSREVKFDYGEGFIMPLVFALRELMECKQGVVSWKVNPYRFIEDHLDTIVDSYYGMMQGQNFDPAKVGKQQSSYKIAQDSFKVQVMLHANK; encoded by the coding sequence TTGAAAAGTTCTGTTATCGTACGTTTCGACGACTTTAAGGCTTCACAACACAAGCTCAATCGTATTCGCGGAGATGTTCGTGCACCTTCTTTCATTGACTTAATCACGGGGGCAGACCTCGAGGCGAACCCGCGTGTCGCCAAGAAAGGGGCCGTGACGAAAGAAATTGAAGACTGCCTTACCGATTGCCCGGAGCTGTTCCACTATAAGAGCAAAGGTTTGTTAGTTGCTTGCCGTGAGGTGGAGTTGCTCGAGCGAAATCGAGTTAGGCTTCGATTTGAAGATCCCGAACTCGAAGGAATACTTGATGGCGGCCACAATACTTTGGCGATTGCTCGTTATATCCTTCGGCAAGCACTCGGTGAGGAAGCCGATCTCGTTCTTCGAAAAGTTAAAACGTGGAAGGAGTTGCAACCTGTATGGGCGAATTACCTTGACCAGATAGAAGCCATTCGCGACGAAATTGATTTTCTTATTCCGATGGAAGTTATTTATCCTATTGATGAATCAGATGGATGCGACGAATTCACAAACGCGATTCTTGATATTAACCGTGCTCGAAACAATAACGCTCAGTTGACGGAATCGACCAAGGCCAATAAGTCGGGGTATTACGAAGAGATCAAGAAAAATCTTGACATAAATTTGGCCAGAGACGTCGAGTGGAAGTCCAACGATGGTGGGAGGATCAAGTCACGAGACTTGGTGGCATTGAGCCTTATCCCCCTGTCTGTATTGCCAGAAGATGTTTTTTCAAGTGATGCTTCGCTTAAAAAAAAGATTGACAATCTCTCTACGATGATTTTTTCTTCAAAAGGCAATTGTGTAAGTCTTTACAACGAGATGCTTCAGCATGAAGGTATAAGCCAAAAAATTGAGAATAAGGGTGAGATTATCGAAGTGGTGCATGAGGGGGTTCAGAGCGCACTAGTAATGATGAAGGACATGCCGAAGCTCTACGATTTGATTTATGAAAAAATGCCAATCTCTGCGAACAACAACGGGAAAAAATTTGGGAAGATCACAGGCGTTCGTTTTTTTGAAGCTGATAACGTTCGGTCTGATAATCCCAAGCATTTGAAGCGGCCACCAAAAACAAAGTTCTATTCCCGCGAAGTTAAGTTTGACTACGGTGAGGGATTTATCATGCCGTTGGTTTTTGCTCTTCGTGAGTTGATGGAATGTAAACAAGGGGTTGTCAGCTGGAAGGTAAATCCCTACCGGTTTATAGAAGACCACCTGGATACGATCGTCGATTCGTATTACGGTATGATGCAAGGGCAGAATTTCGATCCAGCAAAGGTCGGCAAGCAACAGAGTTCCTACAAGATCGCTCAGGATTCCTTCAAGGTTCAGGTCATGCTTCATGCAAACAAGTAG
- a CDS encoding phosphorothioated DNA-binding restriction endonuclease — MLDQFRALKVWQRGDERAPHKPLLVLLVLGKYALGAERLIPYSEIDRPLRELLEAFGPPRKSYHSEYPFWRLQNDGIWELVNTENVESRKSNRDAKKSELLKHDVTGGLTADLYDAIQLDRSLIKRVSSDLLDRCFPESFHQEILNSVGLEDAVELIQRRKRDPKFRDQVLTAYEYRCAICGLNLRMGGRALGLEAAHIKWYQARGPDTVQNGLALCSLHHKLFDRGAIGLSDDRTLLVSEWVHGTQGLTNWLLNHHGIEIRPPQSKIHSPSPDFIGWHRKEVFRSPARRLSIFL, encoded by the coding sequence TTGCTCGATCAGTTCCGAGCCTTGAAGGTCTGGCAACGGGGCGATGAACGTGCTCCGCACAAGCCGCTTCTAGTTTTGCTTGTCCTGGGCAAGTACGCATTGGGGGCCGAGCGACTCATCCCGTACTCGGAAATCGACCGACCGCTTAGAGAGTTGCTTGAAGCCTTTGGTCCGCCGCGAAAATCGTATCACAGCGAGTACCCGTTCTGGCGTCTCCAGAACGACGGGATTTGGGAACTTGTAAACACTGAAAACGTTGAAAGCCGGAAAAGCAACAGGGACGCTAAGAAGAGCGAACTGCTCAAACACGATGTAACCGGTGGGCTCACCGCTGACCTGTACGATGCAATCCAGCTTGATCGATCGTTGATCAAGCGAGTTTCCTCAGACCTGTTAGACCGGTGTTTTCCTGAATCGTTCCATCAAGAAATTCTTAACTCCGTCGGCTTAGAAGACGCAGTCGAGCTTATCCAGCGACGGAAACGTGATCCAAAATTTCGGGACCAAGTTCTAACTGCCTACGAGTATCGTTGCGCAATCTGCGGGTTGAATTTGCGAATGGGCGGCCGGGCGCTTGGCCTAGAAGCCGCCCATATCAAATGGTACCAGGCCCGCGGTCCAGACACGGTTCAAAATGGGCTGGCATTGTGTTCCTTGCATCACAAGCTTTTCGACCGGGGGGCAATCGGTCTCTCCGACGATCGAACGTTGTTAGTTTCGGAGTGGGTGCATGGGACGCAAGGTCTTACGAACTGGCTATTGAACCATCACGGTATTGAAATCCGTCCTCCACAAAGTAAGATTCATTCACCGTCGCCAGACTTCATCGGCTGGCACCGAAAGGAAGTATTTCGGTCTCCCGCGCGCCGACTTTCAATATTTCTTTGA
- a CDS encoding AAA family ATPase produces MKFVSLKMRNWRSFHGEHEIVFSVDPERPVTLLLGPNGAGKTALLNAFTWAIYGEFTEGFDHTDRLVNLGASEIDPSAETFVEVRLQHESDEYSVRRSTNASRQVTSDYDLVVTRNGERAVEADIHRILPEPLKDLFFFPAETFSTANVLKGDRGGEGAAFDVGRAIRSLLSGDIYEHASDDIRDAKKSSTLKVPSGGQGQEAVNLARHKYEQAEANLDAVTERKDILPQLLLKAKTLAAKAKSEADRYDPNEIKKWSDKNTRLTKLVTDAEQIVVRADALYVDLSRGSHSHMAQFVCESAIRRLDLAETAGLMPPRIHESVLEKSLETGCCALCRTPLDDQTKDRVQKLRDRVGDAQIAVRGLEARTTLKQFLERRGTEADRLREEVEKLAVELKLDPPPKEASIKILASVVRSCITVSSSLHRQAKQDLDDFVTESKFERPEIGESPIELYINAQDRVNAISDELTGIHVKFDELKKIHDDALKNLEEKSGQSVEHMQKTKALKILTDAKGYFDAARQGLNEFGREDFERAINETYNDLIAKPYVVKVDSGFGIRVKLTEGGATVPLSQSEKVLLLIAFLGAIARLAPHYEEIAREGQQLAMTGNVETSKRTGFPVVLDAPTSPLDEEYEVDVVQALPKLLPQIIVPVSAKSVAVWEAIADKVGKAYVMELTSNQTSNRTVTWGGKDHTYSINHPEVSSARTRIALLG; encoded by the coding sequence GTGAAATTCGTCTCGTTGAAGATGCGAAACTGGCGTTCATTCCATGGCGAACACGAAATCGTGTTTTCCGTTGACCCAGAGCGACCAGTAACCTTGCTCCTTGGGCCGAATGGAGCGGGGAAGACCGCTTTGTTAAATGCGTTCACTTGGGCAATCTATGGTGAATTCACTGAGGGCTTTGACCATACCGATCGCCTGGTCAATCTGGGCGCGTCAGAAATTGACCCATCCGCTGAAACATTTGTCGAGGTTCGATTGCAACACGAATCCGACGAGTACTCGGTTCGCCGATCAACCAACGCCAGTCGTCAAGTCACATCTGACTATGATTTGGTTGTGACGCGAAACGGTGAACGTGCGGTCGAGGCGGACATTCACCGCATTTTGCCTGAACCTCTCAAAGATCTATTCTTTTTCCCCGCAGAAACGTTTAGCACTGCAAACGTGCTTAAGGGCGATCGCGGTGGTGAGGGCGCTGCGTTTGATGTTGGACGAGCGATCAGGTCCCTGCTGTCTGGCGACATTTATGAGCACGCGAGCGATGACATTCGTGATGCCAAGAAAAGCAGCACATTGAAGGTTCCAAGCGGTGGCCAGGGCCAAGAGGCGGTCAACTTGGCTCGCCACAAGTACGAACAAGCCGAGGCGAACCTCGACGCTGTCACGGAACGCAAAGACATCCTTCCGCAACTCTTGTTAAAAGCGAAGACGCTGGCCGCCAAGGCGAAGTCAGAAGCTGATCGCTATGATCCGAATGAGATCAAGAAGTGGTCGGATAAGAACACCCGACTGACAAAATTGGTCACTGACGCCGAGCAAATAGTGGTTCGCGCTGATGCCCTCTACGTGGATCTCTCCCGAGGCTCTCATTCGCATATGGCTCAGTTCGTTTGCGAGTCAGCGATTCGTCGGCTCGATTTGGCAGAGACGGCCGGCTTGATGCCTCCACGGATTCACGAGTCCGTACTGGAAAAATCTCTTGAAACGGGGTGTTGCGCTCTTTGCCGCACGCCGCTTGACGACCAGACAAAAGACCGGGTTCAAAAGCTCCGTGACCGAGTCGGTGACGCTCAAATTGCGGTGCGAGGACTTGAAGCACGAACGACTTTGAAACAGTTCTTGGAAAGAAGAGGCACCGAGGCAGATCGTCTTCGTGAAGAAGTTGAAAAGTTGGCCGTCGAATTGAAGCTCGATCCACCTCCCAAAGAAGCCAGTATTAAGATACTCGCTTCCGTCGTTAGATCTTGCATTACGGTAAGTAGCAGTCTTCACCGCCAAGCGAAACAAGACCTAGACGACTTCGTAACTGAATCGAAATTTGAACGTCCTGAGATTGGTGAAAGCCCAATCGAGCTATATATAAACGCCCAAGATCGTGTGAACGCGATCAGCGACGAATTGACCGGAATCCATGTCAAATTCGACGAGTTGAAAAAGATACATGACGACGCGTTGAAGAACCTTGAAGAGAAGTCCGGTCAATCCGTTGAGCATATGCAGAAAACGAAAGCTCTCAAAATTCTGACGGACGCCAAAGGCTATTTCGACGCCGCCCGCCAAGGTCTCAATGAATTTGGGCGAGAGGACTTCGAGCGAGCGATCAATGAAACCTACAACGATCTGATCGCGAAACCTTACGTTGTCAAAGTCGATTCTGGGTTTGGCATTCGGGTCAAACTCACAGAGGGCGGTGCGACGGTGCCGCTGTCCCAGTCCGAGAAGGTTCTGTTGCTGATCGCGTTTCTCGGTGCAATCGCTCGCTTGGCACCTCACTATGAGGAGATCGCGAGGGAAGGGCAACAATTGGCGATGACCGGCAACGTTGAGACGTCAAAACGCACCGGATTTCCAGTCGTTTTAGATGCCCCGACCAGCCCGCTAGACGAAGAATACGAGGTTGATGTTGTGCAGGCATTGCCGAAGCTCCTGCCGCAGATCATCGTCCCCGTATCCGCCAAATCGGTGGCGGTGTGGGAAGCCATTGCGGACAAAGTGGGCAAAGCCTACGTGATGGAGTTGACATCCAATCAGACCAGCAACCGGACCGTAACTTGGGGCGGGAAGGACCACACGTACAGCATCAATCATCCCGAAGTTTCCTCCGCCCGCACCCGTATCGCCTTACTTGGTTAG